A window from uncultured Desulfovibrio sp. encodes these proteins:
- the hypE gene encoding hydrogenase expression/formation protein HypE, translating to MDDCILLDAGSGGRASQRLIGQCFLRHFANPLLERMDDAALLDLHGPLAMSTDSYTVTPLFFPGGSIGTLAVHGTVNDVSMLGAVPRYLSCGFIIEEGLPLSTLERVAEDMGKAAAAAGVQIVTGDTKVVQRGACDKLFINTTGIGTVRACPAPSGHAARPGDAVLVSGAMGDHGLTIMGSREGLSFLTDVQSDSAPLNGLVAAVLDAVGDSGDVHVLRDPTRGGLATTLNEIAQQSGVQIRLEESAIPVHEAVRSGCSFLGLDPLYLANEGKCICIVPEHRAEAALAAMRSTPYGREAARIGSVTDGRAGQVVLQTPIGGERLLGMLEGAQLPRIC from the coding sequence ATGGACGACTGTATCCTGCTTGATGCCGGCAGCGGAGGGCGCGCCTCCCAGCGGCTCATCGGCCAGTGCTTTCTGCGTCATTTTGCCAATCCGCTGCTGGAACGCATGGACGATGCGGCCCTGCTGGACCTGCACGGCCCGCTGGCCATGAGCACCGATTCCTATACCGTGACGCCGCTCTTCTTTCCCGGCGGCAGCATCGGGACCCTGGCCGTGCACGGAACGGTCAATGATGTGAGCATGCTGGGGGCTGTCCCCCGCTATCTGAGCTGCGGCTTCATCATCGAGGAGGGCCTGCCCCTGTCCACCCTGGAACGGGTGGCAGAGGACATGGGCAAGGCGGCAGCTGCCGCCGGGGTACAGATCGTGACCGGGGATACCAAGGTGGTGCAGCGCGGCGCCTGCGACAAGCTGTTCATCAATACCACGGGCATCGGCACCGTCCGCGCTTGCCCGGCGCCTTCCGGCCATGCCGCCCGCCCCGGCGATGCCGTACTGGTCAGCGGGGCCATGGGCGATCATGGCCTGACCATCATGGGCAGCCGCGAGGGTCTCTCCTTTCTGACAGACGTGCAGTCCGACTCCGCACCACTCAACGGGCTTGTGGCGGCGGTGCTGGATGCCGTGGGCGACAGCGGCGACGTGCACGTGCTGCGCGATCCCACCCGTGGCGGTCTGGCCACCACGCTCAATGAAATTGCCCAGCAGTCCGGCGTCCAGATTCGGCTGGAGGAATCGGCCATTCCCGTGCACGAAGCGGTGCGCAGCGGCTGCTCCTTTCTGGGGCTGGATCCCCTCTATCTGGCTAATGAAGGCAAGTGCATCTGCATTGTGCCGGAACACAGGGCCGAGGCCGCTCTGGCAGCCATGCGCAGTACGCCCTACGGCAGGGAAGCTGCCCGCATCGGCAGTGTCACGGACGGCAGGGCCGGTCAGGTGGTGCTGCAAACACCCATCGGCGGCGAACGCCTGCTGGGCATGCTGGAAGGCGCCCAGCTGCCGCGCATCTGCTGA
- a CDS encoding cupin domain-containing protein, translated as MCTRQKLSASQLVTLYKLEPHPEGGHYRRIWQSAGGIDAASLPPQYGGWRHYSTSILFLLQAGEYSRLHRLHSDEIWHFLLGGPLRLVLIFPDGHGEERLLGNQPLSGQLPVSVVPGGCWFAARPAPGCPYALVGCTVAPGFDFADFQLAAHARDILHGLPQADAATRRILTEFLPAAGHTSPHDA; from the coding sequence ATGTGCACACGGCAGAAGCTTTCCGCCTCGCAGCTTGTCACCCTGTACAAGCTGGAACCGCATCCCGAAGGCGGCCACTACAGGCGCATCTGGCAGAGTGCCGGCGGCATTGACGCGGCATCCCTGCCGCCGCAGTACGGCGGATGGCGCCATTACAGCACCTCCATCCTCTTTCTGCTGCAAGCGGGCGAATATTCCCGGCTGCATCGTCTCCATTCTGACGAGATATGGCACTTTCTGCTGGGCGGCCCCCTGCGGCTGGTGCTCATCTTTCCTGACGGGCACGGCGAAGAACGGCTGCTGGGCAACCAGCCCCTTTCCGGACAGCTGCCGGTGAGCGTGGTGCCGGGCGGCTGCTGGTTTGCCGCCCGCCCCGCCCCGGGCTGTCCGTATGCCCTGGTGGGCTGCACCGTGGCGCCGGGCTTTGACTTTGCCGATTTTCAGCTGGCGGCGCATGCACGGGACATTCTGCATGGTCTGCCGCAGGCTGATGCCGCGACCCGGCGCATCCTGACGGAATTCCTCCCCGCAGCCGGCCACACCTCACCCCACGACGCCTGA
- the argF gene encoding ornithine carbamoyltransferase: MSRLTNRHFLKETDFTAEDLLYLLDLAAALKKAKKEKREPRFLEGKNIVLLFEKDSTRTRCSFEVGAHDQGASTTYLGPSGSQMGKKESMADTARVLSGFYDGIEYRGFGQDIVETLAAYASVPVWNGLTNEWHPTQMLADMLTMRECSQKPLKEQRLAYLGDARYNMGNSLMICCAMLGLDFRSVAPRPLWTSDEIFATACAIAEKTGARITRTESVDEGVDGCDFLYTDVWVSMGEPDEVWQERINLLTPYSIDAEVMRKTNNPRCGLLHCLPSFHNRQTTIGEKIYQRFGLEYMEVSDDVFEGPNSYVFQEAENRMHTIKAVMVATLADVPDDFIYGK; this comes from the coding sequence ATGAGCAGACTGACCAATCGTCATTTCTTGAAGGAAACGGATTTTACCGCCGAAGACCTGCTGTATCTGCTGGATCTGGCGGCGGCCCTGAAGAAGGCCAAGAAGGAAAAGCGGGAACCCCGCTTTCTGGAAGGCAAGAATATTGTGCTGCTGTTTGAAAAGGACTCCACGCGTACCCGCTGTTCCTTTGAGGTGGGCGCACATGATCAGGGCGCGTCCACAACCTATCTTGGCCCCAGCGGTTCCCAGATGGGCAAGAAGGAATCCATGGCCGATACAGCCCGGGTGCTCTCCGGTTTTTATGACGGCATAGAATACCGCGGATTCGGGCAGGACATTGTGGAAACCCTGGCTGCCTATGCCTCCGTGCCCGTGTGGAATGGTCTGACCAATGAATGGCATCCCACGCAGATGCTGGCCGATATGCTGACCATGCGCGAATGCAGCCAGAAGCCGCTGAAGGAACAGCGTCTGGCCTATCTGGGCGATGCCCGCTATAACATGGGCAATTCCCTCATGATCTGCTGCGCCATGCTGGGGCTTGACTTCCGGTCTGTGGCGCCCCGGCCGCTCTGGACATCGGACGAAATCTTTGCCACGGCCTGCGCCATTGCCGAAAAGACCGGTGCCCGCATCACCCGCACGGAAAGCGTGGATGAGGGTGTGGACGGCTGCGACTTTCTGTATACCGATGTCTGGGTCTCCATGGGAGAGCCGGACGAGGTATGGCAGGAGCGCATCAATCTGCTGACCCCCTACAGCATTGACGCCGAGGTCATGCGCAAGACCAACAATCCCCGCTGCGGCCTGCTGCACTGCCTGCCCAGCTTCCATAACCGGCAGACCACCATTGGGGAAAAGATTTACCAGCGCTTTGGTCTGGAATACATGGAAGTGAGCGACGACGTTTTCGAAGGCCCCAACAGCTATGTATTCCAGGAAGCGGAAAACCGCATGCACACCATCAAGGCCGTCATGGTGGCCACGCTGGCGGATGTGCCGGACGACTTCATCTACGGCAAATAG
- a CDS encoding histidine-type phosphatase has protein sequence MLRNLLRHTARILLCLCLLPLLHHVSPCFGAPADPQAPRLLKVVALADHGVHAPALSAALLGTWTERHWPVWPVERGELTPRGAALIRDLWTVLRSHYQQLGLLPQHTSPAAIYVRTDNTQRCRGTATSLLEALLPQSSALSYAIVDAMPDPLFHPVRTGQCVFNIAETASDVLQNMDDGLAGLSDSLSDQMSLVDSLLGPVSPELCARFAMPENCQLSSIPAIISIAAQGTSVRIQGGLGMASSIVESFLNEYSQWPGALAAWGQADAPSLRKMMVLHTEVFNAVQRTPSVAAAQGSALLGAMVAALDGRETDSRANRASLVVFVGTPANMANVAALLNIHWQASGYVANAIPPGTVLALELWERQGRQEIRAAVFAQSLESLHSSQLTANAQSLVPFTVRVGDDDDATVSSAVFHQRVKDVLRHDCMPRAGRLPRIVSAGSEKTAFTVPLSDSEAEAEAGGPTPDDSIRPTP, from the coding sequence ATGCTCAGGAATCTGCTACGGCACACGGCAAGGATACTGCTGTGCCTTTGTCTGCTGCCGCTGCTGCACCATGTTTCCCCTTGCTTTGGCGCCCCGGCCGATCCGCAGGCGCCCCGCCTGCTCAAGGTTGTGGCCCTGGCCGATCACGGCGTGCATGCCCCCGCCCTGTCCGCCGCCCTGCTCGGCACCTGGACCGAACGCCACTGGCCTGTCTGGCCGGTGGAACGTGGCGAACTGACCCCCCGTGGCGCCGCCCTCATCCGCGACCTCTGGACCGTGCTGCGCAGTCACTACCAGCAGCTGGGACTGCTGCCGCAGCATACGTCGCCGGCAGCCATCTACGTCCGTACCGACAATACGCAACGCTGCCGGGGGACGGCCACCTCCCTGCTGGAAGCGCTGCTGCCCCAAAGCTCGGCCCTGAGCTATGCCATTGTGGACGCCATGCCGGATCCTCTCTTTCATCCCGTGCGCACCGGCCAGTGCGTTTTCAACATTGCCGAAACCGCCTCCGACGTGCTCCAGAACATGGATGACGGCCTTGCGGGCCTCAGCGATTCCCTGAGCGATCAAATGTCCCTGGTGGACTCACTGCTGGGGCCGGTGTCGCCTGAACTGTGCGCGCGCTTTGCCATGCCGGAAAACTGTCAGCTCTCCTCCATTCCCGCCATCATCAGCATTGCGGCACAGGGGACATCCGTGCGCATTCAGGGCGGACTGGGCATGGCATCCTCCATTGTGGAAAGTTTTCTCAATGAATACAGCCAGTGGCCCGGTGCGCTTGCTGCCTGGGGACAGGCCGATGCCCCTTCCCTGCGCAAGATGATGGTGCTGCATACGGAAGTCTTCAACGCCGTGCAGCGTACCCCCTCGGTGGCTGCCGCCCAGGGCAGCGCCCTGCTGGGGGCCATGGTGGCTGCCCTTGACGGGCGGGAAACGGACAGCCGCGCCAACCGTGCCTCGCTGGTGGTCTTTGTGGGCACTCCGGCCAATATGGCCAATGTGGCCGCCCTGCTTAATATCCACTGGCAGGCATCGGGCTATGTGGCCAATGCCATTCCGCCCGGTACGGTGCTGGCCCTTGAACTGTGGGAACGTCAGGGCAGGCAGGAAATCCGTGCTGCGGTTTTTGCCCAGTCGCTGGAAAGCCTGCACAGCAGCCAGCTTACGGCCAATGCCCAGTCGCTGGTGCCCTTCACGGTGCGTGTGGGCGATGATGACGATGCCACCGTCAGCTCTGCCGTTTTCCATCAGCGGGTGAAGGATGTGCTGCGGCACGACTGCATGCCCCGGGCCGGCAGGCTGCCCAGGATTGTGTCGGCGGGATCCGAAAAGACAGCCTTTACTGTTCCTCTCAGTGACAGCGAGGCCGAAGCGGAAGCCGGCGGCCCCACCCCGGACGACAGCATCCGTCCCACCCCGTAG
- a CDS encoding uracil-xanthine permease family protein, translating to MAKTDSSDPCRYHFHPRDALLGAQMLFVAFGALVLVPLLTGLSTNVAFFTAGVGTLVFQICTRGKVPIFLASSFAFIAPIMYGTQTWGLAPTMGALIFSGLLYVALSTLIRFRGTQIILRILPPIVTGPVIMVIGLVLAPVAVKMALGLNGEEQSMPRSTALIISMSALLATILVSLLGRGLLRLIPILCGIVVGLAVSMGLGVCDWTPLHTVPWIAMPEFTLPQFAWEPMLFIIPITVAPAIEHFGDIIAISSVTGKDFLKDPGIKNTMLGDGLATMCACALGGPPNTTYSEVTGAVTLTRAFNPAVMTWAAICSILLSFVAKVGAFLSCIPGPVMGGIMILLFGAIMVVGLNTLVRAGHDLLRPRNMVIVALIIIFGVGGMQFDFGSFKLGGIGLAAVTGVLLNLLLPRDRLDD from the coding sequence ATGGCCAAGACCGACTCTTCCGATCCCTGCCGCTACCATTTTCATCCACGGGATGCCCTGCTCGGGGCGCAGATGCTCTTTGTGGCCTTCGGCGCGCTGGTGCTCGTGCCGCTGCTCACGGGGCTGAGCACCAACGTGGCCTTTTTCACCGCCGGTGTGGGCACGCTGGTCTTTCAGATATGCACCCGGGGCAAGGTGCCCATCTTTCTGGCCTCGTCCTTTGCCTTCATTGCTCCCATCATGTACGGCACCCAGACCTGGGGCCTGGCGCCGACCATGGGGGCGCTCATCTTCTCCGGCCTGCTCTATGTGGCTCTGAGCACACTGATACGCTTTCGGGGCACACAGATCATCCTGCGCATTCTGCCGCCCATTGTCACCGGGCCGGTCATCATGGTCATTGGCCTTGTGCTGGCCCCGGTGGCCGTAAAGATGGCGCTGGGCCTCAACGGGGAGGAGCAGAGCATGCCGCGTTCCACGGCGCTGATCATCTCCATGTCCGCGCTGCTGGCCACCATTCTGGTATCCCTGCTGGGCAGGGGGCTGCTGCGGCTCATTCCCATTCTCTGCGGCATCGTGGTGGGGCTGGCGGTGAGCATGGGGCTGGGCGTATGTGACTGGACCCCCCTGCATACTGTGCCCTGGATCGCCATGCCGGAATTCACCCTGCCCCAGTTTGCCTGGGAACCCATGCTCTTCATCATTCCCATCACCGTGGCCCCGGCCATCGAGCACTTTGGCGACATCATCGCCATCAGTTCCGTGACGGGCAAGGATTTTCTTAAGGATCCCGGCATCAAGAATACCATGCTGGGGGACGGTCTGGCCACCATGTGCGCCTGCGCCCTGGGCGGTCCGCCCAATACCACCTATTCCGAAGTGACGGGGGCCGTCACCCTGACGCGGGCCTTCAATCCGGCCGTCATGACCTGGGCAGCCATCTGCTCCATTTTGCTGTCCTTTGTGGCCAAGGTGGGCGCCTTTCTGAGCTGCATCCCCGGCCCCGTCATGGGCGGCATCATGATCCTGTTGTTCGGCGCCATCATGGTGGTGGGCCTCAATACGCTGGTGCGGGCCGGGCATGATCTGCTGCGGCCGCGCAATATGGTCATTGTGGCCCTGATCATCATTTTTGGCGTGGGCGGCATGCAGTTTGACTTTGGCTCCTTCAAGCTGGGCGGGATCGGCCTGGCGGCGGTGACCGGCGTGCTGCTCAATCTGCTGCTGCCGCGGGACAGACTGGATGATTAG
- the upp gene encoding uracil phosphoribosyltransferase: MAVHVVDHPLVRHKLGILRMDSTGTREFRTIANELARLLSYEATKHFKTEKRTVQGWAGPVEVDVISGKKVTVVPILRAGLGLMDGVLDMIPGAKISVVGLYRNEETLEPVEYYVKTARNLEHRFAIILDPMLATGGSLIATIDLLKKRGCRQMCSLNLVCAPEGIARVQQAHPDVDIFTAAIDSHLNENGYIIPGLGDAGDRIFGTK; encoded by the coding sequence ATGGCTGTCCATGTGGTTGATCATCCGCTGGTGCGGCATAAGCTGGGGATTCTGCGTATGGACTCCACAGGTACGCGCGAATTTCGCACCATTGCCAACGAACTGGCCAGGCTGCTGAGCTACGAGGCCACCAAGCATTTCAAAACGGAAAAGCGCACGGTGCAGGGCTGGGCCGGCCCGGTGGAGGTGGATGTCATTTCCGGCAAGAAGGTGACGGTGGTGCCCATTCTGCGGGCCGGTCTCGGCCTCATGGACGGGGTGCTGGACATGATTCCGGGCGCCAAGATCAGCGTGGTGGGGCTGTATCGCAACGAGGAGACCCTGGAGCCGGTGGAATACTACGTCAAGACGGCCCGCAATCTGGAGCATCGCTTTGCCATCATTCTTGACCCCATGCTGGCAACGGGCGGCTCGCTCATTGCCACCATCGACCTGCTCAAGAAGCGGGGCTGCCGCCAGATGTGCAGCCTCAACCTGGTCTGCGCGCCGGAAGGCATTGCCCGGGTGCAGCAGGCGCATCCCGATGTGGACATCTTCACGGCGGCCATTGACAGCCACCTGAATGAAAACGGCTATATCATTCCCGGTCTTGGGGATGCGGGCGACCGCATCTTCGGCACCAAATAG
- the mnmH gene encoding tRNA 2-selenouridine(34) synthase MnmH, giving the protein MPTFLAIDQFLRLRDAGVPVLDVRSPGEFACAHMAGAQNLPLFSDAERAQVGTCYARQGRTEAVLLALRLVGDQLAGKAGQALDLCRSSAHAAASPARPHVLLYCWRGGMRSRSMAWLLESCGLTVALLHGGYKSYRRHARYVLGLPRPVLVLSGLTGCGKTDMLHALAALGEQVVDLEGLACHRGSAFGAVGLSIPQPGNEDFENRLFEQWRRLDPQRPVWLEDESRRIGQVTLCEEFFHHIDASPLIMVHLPLDDRIRRLVRIYSGDGHNPAVQEALCAALQKLQRRLGSETTARCCAAVRAGQLEDAVRAVLTYYDKCYAHQQQHRSGPLLASLDCTTDCPEEAARQLRRLALSAPAAL; this is encoded by the coding sequence ATGCCCACCTTCCTTGCCATTGACCAGTTTCTGCGTCTGCGTGATGCCGGCGTCCCGGTTCTGGATGTGCGTTCACCAGGGGAATTTGCCTGTGCCCATATGGCCGGCGCGCAGAACCTGCCCCTGTTCTCCGATGCGGAACGTGCCCAGGTGGGCACCTGCTATGCCCGGCAGGGTCGCACGGAAGCCGTCCTGCTGGCGCTGCGCCTGGTGGGTGATCAGCTGGCCGGCAAGGCCGGGCAGGCGCTGGACCTGTGCCGCTCCTCCGCGCATGCTGCGGCTTCGCCCGCACGGCCGCATGTGCTCCTCTACTGCTGGCGCGGCGGCATGCGCAGCCGCAGCATGGCCTGGCTGCTGGAAAGCTGCGGTCTCACCGTGGCCCTGCTGCACGGCGGCTACAAGAGCTATCGGCGCCACGCGCGCTACGTACTGGGCCTTCCCCGGCCTGTGCTGGTGCTGAGCGGCCTCACCGGCTGCGGCAAGACGGACATGCTGCATGCGCTGGCAGCCCTGGGGGAACAGGTGGTGGACCTGGAGGGACTGGCCTGCCACCGGGGGTCGGCCTTCGGGGCCGTGGGCCTGTCCATCCCCCAGCCCGGCAACGAGGATTTTGAAAACCGCCTTTTTGAGCAGTGGCGCCGGCTGGACCCGCAGCGCCCCGTCTGGCTGGAGGATGAAAGCCGCCGCATCGGCCAGGTGACCCTGTGCGAGGAATTTTTCCATCACATTGACGCCTCCCCCCTGATCATGGTGCATCTGCCCCTGGATGACCGCATACGCCGCCTTGTGCGCATCTACAGCGGCGACGGACACAACCCCGCCGTCCAGGAGGCCCTGTGCGCGGCCCTGCAAAAGCTGCAACGCCGTCTGGGCAGCGAAACCACTGCCCGCTGCTGCGCCGCGGTGCGGGCCGGCCAGCTGGAAGACGCCGTACGGGCCGTGCTGACCTATTATGACAAATGCTATGCCCACCAGCAGCAGCATCGCAGCGGCCCGCTCCTGGCCAGCCTGGACTGCACCACGGACTGCCCGGAGGAAGCCGCCCGCCAGCTGCGCCGGCTGGCCCTGTCCGCTCCCGCTGCCCTGTGA
- a CDS encoding alanine racemase: MPTVIASSLRDKRLPTPCLLLDETRLLANCARVSAHVRRQGLCLRPHLKTVKNAELARHCMASPHGPATVSTLAEADYFFRHGITDLCYAVGMVPQKLDRVLALRRQGADLSVVLDAAESVHLLDAALASLRTNDDSPLPVLLEIDCDGHRSGLAPEGSELPAAAEQLRRSTGLCLRGVLTHAGGAYDAPHTDRCATLAQQEGHAVVLAARRLREAGHACPVVSAGSTPTVLLGRYPAGVTEVRAGVYPFMDLTMAGLGVCTLDDIALSVLTTVLGRRRSDGSLVVDAGWTALSADRGLTRQWPFQGYGLVCREDGTLLPGLRVSETNQEHGIISCGPVAPAQAMPGPAACPDLPVGTRLRILPNHACATAACHAGYVLLRDGRPADFLTRCRGW; encoded by the coding sequence ATGCCCACCGTCATTGCCTCTTCCCTGCGGGACAAGCGCTTGCCCACCCCCTGTCTGCTGCTGGACGAAACCCGCCTGCTGGCCAACTGCGCCAGAGTTTCCGCCCATGTGCGCCGGCAGGGACTGTGCCTGCGGCCGCATCTCAAGACCGTCAAGAATGCGGAGCTGGCCCGCCACTGCATGGCGTCGCCCCATGGACCGGCCACGGTATCCACCCTGGCCGAGGCCGACTATTTTTTCCGTCACGGCATAACGGACCTCTGCTATGCGGTGGGCATGGTTCCGCAAAAGCTGGACAGGGTGCTGGCCCTGCGCCGTCAGGGCGCGGACCTGTCCGTGGTGCTTGATGCCGCAGAAAGCGTGCACCTGCTGGATGCGGCGCTGGCATCCCTGCGAACCAACGACGACAGCCCCCTGCCCGTGCTGCTGGAAATCGACTGCGATGGTCACCGCAGCGGTCTTGCCCCGGAGGGGAGCGAGCTGCCTGCCGCGGCGGAACAGCTGCGGCGCAGCACGGGCCTGTGCCTGCGCGGGGTGCTGACCCATGCCGGGGGCGCCTATGACGCGCCCCATACGGACCGCTGTGCCACGCTGGCCCAGCAGGAGGGGCACGCCGTTGTGCTGGCTGCCCGCCGCCTGCGCGAGGCCGGCCATGCCTGCCCGGTGGTCAGCGCCGGCTCCACGCCCACGGTCCTGCTGGGGCGCTATCCCGCCGGTGTCACCGAAGTCCGGGCCGGCGTCTATCCCTTTATGGATCTGACCATGGCCGGTCTGGGCGTCTGCACCCTGGACGACATTGCCCTGAGCGTCCTGACCACGGTGCTGGGCAGACGCCGCAGTGACGGCAGTCTGGTGGTGGATGCCGGATGGACGGCCCTTTCCGCGGACAGGGGACTGACGCGACAGTGGCCCTTTCAGGGCTACGGTCTGGTCTGCCGTGAGGACGGCACGCTGCTGCCCGGCCTGCGCGTCAGTGAAACCAATCAGGAGCACGGCATCATCAGCTGCGGGCCTGTGGCACCCGCACAGGCCATGCCCGGCCCCGCCGCCTGCCCGGACCTGCCGGTGGGCACGCGCCTGCGCATCCTGCCCAATCATGCCTGCGCCACGGCCGCCTGCCATGCAGGCTATGTGCTGCTGCGGGATGGACGACCGGCGGATTTTCTGACACGCTGCCGCGGCTGGTAA
- a CDS encoding DUF362 domain-containing protein: MAATVYFADMHSRSHEDSKLAKLARLCDAVGLKRTVRKNDLTAIKLHFGEYGNDTHLNPTLVRQVVDKVLAAGGKPFLTDTTTLYSGTRHNAVDHLQTAYSHGFTPAVVHAPVIIADGLYGENDVPVRINCKHFKEVHIAREIRRAPSMVVLSHFKGHEMAGFGGAIKNLAMGGASVRGKRDQHGTHVSVDHNICVGCGKCVRNCPQHALSLQDKKSHVDTSRCIGCFECITVCPTKAISIDWATEMEPFVERLTEYAYGTVKGRKHICYINFVMNVTPDCDCVAWSDMPMVPDIGLLASTDPVALDQACFDLVNKAPCLDPALKVQPGDDKFTARWPYTRGHVQLSYGEQIGLGSRQYTLEKI; this comes from the coding sequence ATGGCTGCCACTGTTTACTTTGCCGACATGCACAGCCGCTCCCACGAGGACAGCAAGCTGGCCAAGCTGGCCCGCCTGTGCGATGCCGTGGGTCTCAAGCGCACGGTCCGCAAGAATGACCTCACGGCCATCAAGCTGCATTTCGGCGAATATGGCAATGATACCCACCTCAACCCCACGCTTGTGCGCCAGGTGGTGGACAAGGTGCTTGCCGCCGGCGGTAAGCCCTTTCTGACCGACACCACCACCCTGTATTCCGGCACGCGCCACAATGCCGTGGACCATCTGCAAACGGCCTACAGCCACGGCTTCACGCCGGCGGTTGTGCATGCTCCCGTGATCATTGCCGACGGTCTCTATGGGGAGAACGATGTGCCGGTGCGCATCAACTGCAAGCACTTCAAGGAAGTGCATATTGCCAGGGAAATCCGCCGGGCGCCCAGCATGGTGGTGCTTTCCCACTTCAAGGGGCACGAAATGGCCGGCTTTGGCGGCGCCATCAAGAATCTGGCCATGGGCGGCGCCTCGGTACGCGGCAAGCGCGATCAGCACGGCACGCACGTTTCCGTGGATCACAATATCTGCGTGGGCTGCGGCAAGTGCGTCCGGAACTGCCCCCAGCATGCCCTGAGCCTGCAGGACAAGAAAAGCCATGTGGATACCTCGCGCTGCATCGGCTGCTTTGAATGTATCACGGTCTGTCCCACCAAGGCCATCAGCATTGACTGGGCCACGGAAATGGAACCCTTTGTGGAGCGCCTGACCGAATACGCCTATGGCACCGTCAAGGGCAGAAAGCACATCTGCTACATCAACTTTGTGATGAATGTCACACCTGACTGTGACTGTGTGGCCTGGAGCGATATGCCCATGGTGCCCGACATCGGCCTGCTGGCCTCCACGGACCCCGTGGCACTGGATCAGGCCTGTTTTGACCTGGTAAACAAGGCGCCCTGCCTTGATCCTGCCCTGAAGGTACAGCCCGGTGACGACAAGTTCACGGCCCGCTGGCCCTATACCCGCGGACATGTGCAGCTGAGCTACGGCGAGCAGATCGGTCTGGGCAGCCGCCAGTACACCCTGGAAAAAATCTAG
- a CDS encoding EamA family transporter gives MSSHVMLLVLGAALLHATWNIIVKGGDNKLFESAMNALGGGLGALLILPFLPPLPAACWPYLLLSCCCHLTYYICISAAYDEVDLTLGYTIMRGCAPLLTSLVMLCLGQSLPPLAWCGVAILCGGILVLTLDNFRRSASLHGILVSLRTSFVIMGYTLADGFGATTAHDGVTYACWIFFLNIFPLHIYVFWRHGRAYLPYLRRRALVGIAGGLAGLGSYGIAIWAMTMAPIAMVAALRETSVIFGMLMAVIFLGERLTLVRGLAVLLVCCGTMLLKIG, from the coding sequence ATGTCAAGCCATGTCATGCTGCTGGTTCTCGGAGCCGCCCTTCTGCACGCCACCTGGAACATCATTGTCAAGGGTGGCGACAACAAGCTCTTTGAATCCGCCATGAATGCTCTGGGCGGCGGACTGGGAGCACTGCTCATCCTGCCCTTTCTGCCGCCGCTGCCTGCTGCCTGCTGGCCCTACCTGCTGCTTTCCTGCTGCTGCCACCTGACCTACTACATCTGCATTTCCGCCGCGTATGACGAGGTGGACCTCACCCTCGGCTACACCATCATGCGCGGCTGTGCGCCTCTGCTCACCTCCCTTGTCATGCTCTGCCTGGGGCAGTCGCTGCCGCCGCTTGCCTGGTGTGGCGTGGCCATACTCTGCGGCGGCATTCTGGTGCTCACGCTGGACAATTTCCGCCGCAGCGCCAGCCTGCACGGTATCCTCGTTTCCCTGCGCACCTCCTTTGTCATCATGGGCTACACCCTGGCCGACGGCTTTGGCGCCACCACGGCCCATGACGGGGTGACCTATGCCTGCTGGATATTCTTTCTCAATATCTTTCCCCTGCACATTTACGTTTTCTGGCGTCACGGGCGGGCCTACCTGCCCTATCTGCGGCGCCGTGCCCTGGTGGGCATTGCCGGCGGCCTGGCCGGACTGGGATCCTACGGCATAGCCATCTGGGCCATGACCATGGCCCCCATCGCCATGGTGGCGGCCCTGCGCGAAACCTCGGTGATTTTCGGCATGCTCATGGCCGTCATCTTTCTTGGTGAACGCCTGACGCTCGTCCGGGGACTTGCCGTACTGCTTGTGTGTTGTGGCACAATGCTTCTCAAGATTGGCTGA